The genomic interval TTTTCCCATTTAGCTAGCTCCTATTTTGTACCTTGCTGAAGCTAATACTTATCTCAACTATTTGGAATTATGACAAATCTTTTTTACCAAATAACCCTGGGCAACTTACCAACCTTCTTGATCAAAACAAAGAAGGGCTTGAGTATCACTATGAGGAAGGGTATCTTACCCAAATCTCCCACACTTCTGGACAAGCTATCACCCTTGAATATGTCGATGGCCATCTTCATAGTGTAGCGGGCCCCGGAGGGAAAACGCTATATTACGAGTATGGTCTCGAAGGGAGACTCCAAGAAGTGCGAGATAATGAGGGAACGCTTAGCTGTTACGACTATGATGACGGGAATAGACTTGCTGCCATCTATAACGGCAGGGGCAATAAGATTTTTTCAGCCAAGTATGATGAGTACCATCGCGCCACTGAACAAGTCATCGGAGAAAACCTTATTTCTCAAGCTTTCAACCTCCGAGATCGATATGCAAGTATTGAAGGAGTGGCAAATGCTTATGAACATCACTTTGATCCAGAGTATCGCCCTAAGCTCATCCAAGACGCCCTAGGGAGGGAAATAGAGTTTACCTATGGAAAAGAGAGTGGGCCGCAAAAAGTTACCACAAGCACCGGCTTAGAGATCGAGTACGAGTATGACTCTCAAGGCAATCTTATTAAAGTCATCGATCAGTACGAGGGTGAAAGGCGTTTTTCCTATAACTCCCAAGAAAAGATCTCTTCTGAAATTGATGGTGAAGGAAATAAAGTTCTTTATCAATACGACCCCCAAGGGCGGCTGATCGAAGTTTATCGCCCTTTTTTACTCTCTTCTATTGGAGTTATTGATGGCCAAGCTGTTATTGAAGGTGATATTAGGTATCTTACCACTTTCGAGTATGATGGAGATTCTAACCTTTTGAAATCAATCACATATCCAGATGGTCAAAAAGAAACCTACTGCTATAACGCTCTTGGCTTTCCCGTTCAAATAAAACTTCCCAATGGGATCATCATTGATAGAAAGTATGATGAAAGGAATCGCCTAATAGAAGTTCAATCCCAAGGAAAGGTGGTAAAATATGACTATGACACCCGAGATCAAATTATCAAAACCACTTCAGGGCAAAAGTCAAGTCATTTTTCCTATGATGCTTCGGGAAATCTATCCTCCCTTACAGATGCTTCTGATCGAGTAACCGAATATGAATATGACTCTTATGAAAAACTAGTCAAAACGATTGACCCCCTCAGACACTCATCGACTTACGAATACTGCCCATCTGGGCTTTCCACAATAACTCTCCCAAATGGGTCTATAAGGGAAATTTTTTACGATGAATACCCCAGACCTGTAGCGATCAGGTAGAGTTAAAAAAAAATCAAAAATTCCCTTATTTGACATTAGGTGTCCCTCCAGGGTATCATGGGGCAAGTATATGCTCACGGGGTTTGTTTTCCCATCGAGCCCGTACAAGAATTTTTTTTTGGTGATTTTGATGTTTAAAGCCCTTATTTTTAGTTTGGCCCTGCTGCCAGTTTTCCTTTTTGGACAAGAGAATTATGAAGTGGAGATTACCCCCGTTGCAAAAGAGCTCCGGATGCGGATGCCCGAGTGGCGCCCGAAGGTTTTGGAGCAGTATCCGAATGGGACCCCGAAGCTTGTTATTTTTTATACCGACAATGAGATGGGAGAAGAAGAGGCTGTAAAGCGGATCCATCTTTTTGAATCGGGACGTCCTTTTGAGGAGACAGATCTGACGACTGTTTCGGAAGACTCTCCTGGCTTTAAAGAGTGGAAAGGGGCAATTGTTCCTCATGGAGCCAGTGTTCGCTTACGTGAAAATGGAGAGGTCGAGAAGATTGCCTTCTTTGATCGGGGCCTTCTTCATGGGCCGATGAAGGTCTTTCACTCGAAAGATCAAGTGCAGCACATCACCACCTTTAATCAGGGAAAACCGGAAGGGAAACTCTACTCCTACCATAAGAATGGAAAACTCGCCGCAGAGGGTGAGTATGAAGAGGGGAAGCTTGTTGGCGACTATACCAGTTATTATGAAAGTGGAAACCGTGAGGTTTTAATCCCTTACGTTGATGGGGAAATCCATGGAAAGATGATTGAGTGGTATGAAGGTGGAAGTGAAAGAGCTGAGTACCAATATGTAAGGGGAAAGCTCTATTCGGAAGGAAGTCAGATGGCAGTTGTTCGCTATGATGAGAATCATGCGATCGTTGAGGTGCAGGACTTTCGCGAAGGAGTTCCTTGTGGCGACCATATCAAATATCATCCCAATGAGCGGCAAAGTTATCATGTCCGCTATGTTGATGGGAAAAAAGATGGAAAAGAGTGCTGGTTTAATACCGAAGGAAAGCTCTTTGGTGAAGGACAACATATCAAGGGGAGAAAGGTAGGGAAACATTGGCGGAAACATGAGAATGGCACAATGGCCTACCTCGCGGTCTATAGTAGGAAAGGACAGCAGAAGGGGCCGATCCGTGAGTTTGATGAAAATGGGCAGAAAGTTGCTGAGTACTCTCAAAATGAAGAGGGGAAACTTGAAGGCCCTTATAAATCGTGGTTTCCTGATGGGGCGCTGCAGAATGATTGCCACTATGCTTCGGGACAGTTTGAGGGAGAGCAGAAGCAATATTACCCTTCAGGACAGATCAAACTATTTGGACACTATAAAAACAAAGTCAGAGATGGCCTTTTCGAGCAGTGGTATGAAGATGGAAACCCTGCATTGCGCGCGGTCTTTAAGGAAGGGAATAAGGATGGTGAATTTGTTGAGTGGTATTCTAATGGTCAAATGAGACTTAAAAAGCACTTTGTCAACTCCCTTTTCCATGGTGAGCAGCGGGAGTGGCATGAGGATGGGGTCTTGCGCTTAGAGGCGCGGTATGATCAAGGGAAAAAAGATGGAACCTTCCGCTCATGGGCTGAAAATGGGGTCCTAATCTTTGAAGGAACGTTTGATCAAGATCGCCCCATGGGTGCCCATATTGCCTACTATGATTCGGGAGATAAGATGGAGGTCTTCCACTTCCTCGATGGAAAAAAAGAGGGGAAGCATGAGCAATACTACCCTGATGGTCAGCTAAAAGTTGTTGAAACTTTTAAAGGTGATCTTCTTGAAGGGGAAGCAATGGGTTATTATGAAGATGGAAGTCAGATGTTTATTCGTCACTTTAGCAAAGGAGCGCCAACAGGAAAGCAAACAGAGTTTTTCCCTCCTAATGAAGAAAAGGGAACAGGGATTGCTAACCTCTATTTCTATAATGAAAATGGGAAGCTCGAGGGGCAGCAAAAAACCTTCTACCCTTCTGGAGCAACGAAGACGGTGATCTCTTATAGCGATGGAGTTCTCCATGGTTTAAAGGGGCTTTGGGATGAAGAGGGAAACCTCCTTGAAGAGTCACGTTTTGAGAAAGGAAAGTTGGAAGGACGTCATCTTGAAAAGGATCAAGAAGGGCGTGAAATTGTCTACCACTATGTGAATAACAAGAGGGAAGGTCCTCACTATGTCTATTATCCCTTAGAACTTACTGAAGGGGAAAAGAGCGTTGCCATTGAAGCGACCTATAAAGACAATCAACTCTCTGGCATTGTGACCGAGTACGACCCCAGCGGAGCAAAGATCAGCACAACAACCTATAAAAATGGGTTAAAGGATGGGGAGGCAGAGCTTTTTCATCGGAGTGGAAAGCTCGCGATCCGCCTCACATTTAAAAAGGATCTCCGTGAAGGTCTTTCTCAGCAATACTTTCAAAATGGACAGGTTCATAAAGTGATCAACTTTGCCAATGATATGAAAGAAGGAGAAGAGAAAACCTTCTTTAATGATGGGCGACTCAATAGTATCTATTCCTATAAAGAAGATAAGCTTCATGGAGCGGCCAAGCACTGGAATGAGTCAGGAATACTCATCTTTGAGGCGGAGTATAAAGATGGTGTTCAACATGGAAAGTTTGTCAAATACTATGACGATGGGAAACTTCGTTTAGAGCAATACTTTATCGAAGGAAAACTCGATGGGGTTAAGAAAAACTACGATCCTTCAGGAAAGGTGACCGAGGTCCGCTACGAAAAGGGAACGAAGGTCTCTTAATAACCTCAGAGCCAATTGCAAAATTACTGATGATCGCTTTTCGGTTCTTTTCACAATTTTTGCCGTTTGATGCAAACACCCTACCCTAAAGGGTATGTGAGTTTCCATCAAACGGCAAAATTTGCAAAAATCTTCCAAAAATCGGCCTTGTTCACCTTTTCGCACACTTTTTCCTGAACAACAAGCCCCTTATTTTTTTAAGTCTGCATACTTAGTTGGATGAAAGATGCGTCGGGGGCAAGCCCCCCGCTGCCCCCGACGTATCTTTCTTACATATACCACCGATAAATGTGCGAACTTTTTACCTGTAAAGGTGAACAAGGCCTTTTTTTGGCTGGCAAATTGTGGATTTATAAGTTTGTGAGATCGAACACGAAGCCAGCCGGGAAAAGATGAATCAAGATATCCTAATTCTTAGGGTTGACAGAGCACTAGGATGTAAAGCCGCTTTACATCACAGCGTGATGCTAATCTGGGCGCCGATGACAAGGGCATCACGGATGTTCCCCAGCCCGCGAGGGTTCATGATATATTGGACATCGGGAACGATGATGAACCACGGGTTGACCTGAAACCAGTGGTTGAGTTCGAGGACCGCTTCAAAGTTTTGGGGCTGGCCCCCAAAACGGGGCATCATCCGGGTCTTTTTCGCAATCCGCTGCGCAGCGCGGAGGTCTGTACTATATTTTCCATAGATGTAACCGAGGTTGGTATAGTCATCGGGACGGGAGGCAAAGAGCCCTTTATAGACCAGCCCGGATGAAATGAAAAAGGGAAGGAGGTTCCGGTCTTTCGGAGCAAAGAGAAGGGCCACAAAGGGGGTGAGCCCCCGGTCACTTTTCGAGTGACGGTAGATCATTTGGTCGAGGAGGATATAGTAGCCGCTGTTTCCGTTAAAGTGTCCCCCTAACCACTTTTCCCCTTTACTCTCTGTATAGTAAAAGTAGCCGACCCAGTAGTTGCCGGGATAGCCGGTGTCCTCTTTGAGCTGGTTGACCTGGTAGGACCACTCGGTGATGAGCTGGGTTCCGTCGGAGCCGTTAAGGGACCAGTTAAACCCGTGGTATTTGTTATCGGCCACATCATCTTGAGCCACAAAGGCAGCCACCTTCCCTAAGATGCGGGGAACGGGACGGACTTGGGCATAAAGTCCCCAGGTGGCGTTGGGATAGGCGGTGAAGGGACCGTTGAAAAAAACAGCAATCGGGTTTCCATCAAAACCGTTGTTCACAAATTTGTAGTAAAGCTTCGATTGAAGAAAGTAATTTCCTGCATCGAGACGGCCCGCTTTTAGGATAAGCTTTTTGTCCCATAGGATTTGCTTGAGATAGAGCTCGTTGAGGCGGATGTTTTGCCCCCCGTAAACTTGGGCAACGGGAAATTGGTTCCCAATCTTCTTGGCGCTGAGTTGGTTCCTGTCCGCCAAACCGCTGAGATATAGAAAGAGAGCCCCTTTGAAATGGTATATTTCCCGATGTCGACGTTGACATCGATTCCAAAGGAGCCAGCGTAGGGAAAGCCCCGCGCTTTTCCCCCTAAAGGATTGCCAAGCATGTCGGTCACATAGACCATCGAGGTGGCCACCCCATCGCGTGCAAGCTTAGAGCGCCCTCCGTTCCAATCCCCCGTGAGGTGGGGGCGGTCCCACCACGAAAGGGGGGCGCTTCTGAGGTAAGGTATTGGACCACTTTCTCTTGACGCTCCGCCGACGTTCCTGAAAACTGGTAATCACCAGAGTAAAGGGCCGAACAAAAAAGGAGAGCAACGAAGAATCTCTTCATTGAAGATCGCTCGAGCGGCCTGAGTGGATAAGGTAACGGTTTAAGATCTTTTGATGCCGCTCATTCGCCACCTCCCGATCAATGATCATCTCCATATTATCACTTGTCGTAATGTGATAATAAGGGGCATCGGAGCTTTCTAAAGTGGCAATAAGATCACGGAGGTTCCGAATCTTTTTTCCATTGACCGTATCGATAATCTTTTTCTCAAACTGTTGATACCCTTTGTTGGCATGATCATGTAGGACATGGGAAAGAATGACCACTTCATCAACATCTTCGGTGACTTTCCCTGTAACGGCATAATTGCAAAATGTTAATGCGGCATTGATATTATCCAAGCTGATGCAGTTTGTAACAAGGGGTTGAAAGACAAATCCCCCTAAAATGTAGTAGGTAGGGGGCTTGTCATATTCAAAGGTGACTAAATCACCCCCTTTTTGGGCAGCATCGATAACCGTTTCAAACGCACAAAGCTCTCCATCCCGAATCACGTTAACCTTCAGGGGGTCTCCATAGTGTTTCATTCGGATCGCGTAACGGAAAGGGAGGGTCAACCCAATATCATC from Candidatus Neptunochlamydia vexilliferae carries:
- a CDS encoding RHS repeat protein codes for the protein MLKLILISTIWNYDKSFLPNNPGQLTNLLDQNKEGLEYHYEEGYLTQISHTSGQAITLEYVDGHLHSVAGPGGKTLYYEYGLEGRLQEVRDNEGTLSCYDYDDGNRLAAIYNGRGNKIFSAKYDEYHRATEQVIGENLISQAFNLRDRYASIEGVANAYEHHFDPEYRPKLIQDALGREIEFTYGKESGPQKVTTSTGLEIEYEYDSQGNLIKVIDQYEGERRFSYNSQEKISSEIDGEGNKVLYQYDPQGRLIEVYRPFLLSSIGVIDGQAVIEGDIRYLTTFEYDGDSNLLKSITYPDGQKETYCYNALGFPVQIKLPNGIIIDRKYDERNRLIEVQSQGKVVKYDYDTRDQIIKTTSGQKSSHFSYDASGNLSSLTDASDRVTEYEYDSYEKLVKTIDPLRHSSTYEYCPSGLSTITLPNGSIREIFYDEYPRPVAIR
- a CDS encoding toxin-antitoxin system YwqK family antitoxin, giving the protein MFKALIFSLALLPVFLFGQENYEVEITPVAKELRMRMPEWRPKVLEQYPNGTPKLVIFYTDNEMGEEEAVKRIHLFESGRPFEETDLTTVSEDSPGFKEWKGAIVPHGASVRLRENGEVEKIAFFDRGLLHGPMKVFHSKDQVQHITTFNQGKPEGKLYSYHKNGKLAAEGEYEEGKLVGDYTSYYESGNREVLIPYVDGEIHGKMIEWYEGGSERAEYQYVRGKLYSEGSQMAVVRYDENHAIVEVQDFREGVPCGDHIKYHPNERQSYHVRYVDGKKDGKECWFNTEGKLFGEGQHIKGRKVGKHWRKHENGTMAYLAVYSRKGQQKGPIREFDENGQKVAEYSQNEEGKLEGPYKSWFPDGALQNDCHYASGQFEGEQKQYYPSGQIKLFGHYKNKVRDGLFEQWYEDGNPALRAVFKEGNKDGEFVEWYSNGQMRLKKHFVNSLFHGEQREWHEDGVLRLEARYDQGKKDGTFRSWAENGVLIFEGTFDQDRPMGAHIAYYDSGDKMEVFHFLDGKKEGKHEQYYPDGQLKVVETFKGDLLEGEAMGYYEDGSQMFIRHFSKGAPTGKQTEFFPPNEEKGTGIANLYFYNENGKLEGQQKTFYPSGATKTVISYSDGVLHGLKGLWDEEGNLLEESRFEKGKLEGRHLEKDQEGREIVYHYVNNKREGPHYVYYPLELTEGEKSVAIEATYKDNQLSGIVTEYDPSGAKISTTTYKNGLKDGEAELFHRSGKLAIRLTFKKDLREGLSQQYFQNGQVHKVINFANDMKEGEEKTFFNDGRLNSIYSYKEDKLHGAAKHWNESGILIFEAEYKDGVQHGKFVKYYDDGKLRLEQYFIEGKLDGVKKNYDPSGKVTEVRYEKGTKVS
- a CDS encoding carbohydrate porin, which translates into the protein MADRNQLSAKKIGNQFPVAQVYGGQNIRLNELYLKQILWDKKLILKAGRLDAGNYFLQSKLYYKFVNNGFDGNPIAVFFNGPFTAYPNATWGLYAQVRPVPRILGKVAAFVAQDDVADNKYHGFNWSLNGSDGTQLITEWSYQVNQLKEDTGYPGNYWVGYFYYTESKGEKWLGGHFNGNSGYYILLDQMIYRHSKSDRGLTPFVALLFAPKDRNLLPFFISSGLVYKGLFASRPDDYTNLGYIYGKYSTDLRAAQRIAKKTRMMPRFGGQPQNFEAVLELNHWFQVNPWFIIVPDVQYIMNPRGLGNIRDALVIGAQISITL